In the Streptomyces fradiae ATCC 10745 = DSM 40063 genome, TCGGTGCACGGCGCGCGGGCGGCGCGGCTGTACGCCCACTCGCAGCAGCTCGCCGTCGAACGGGTCGCGGAGGTCAGCGAGGAGCTGGGCATCGACTGCGACCTGGAGCGGCTGCCCGCGTTCACGTACACCGAGGACCCCGGGCAGGTGGACGCCCTGCGGGCGGAGGCGGACGCGGCGCTGGAGGCGGGGCTGCCCGCCTCGTTCACGACGCGGACGCCGCTGCCGTTCCCGGTGGCGGGCGCGGTGCGGCTGGAGGGGCAGGCGCAGTTCCACCCGCGCAAGTACCTGCTGGGCCTCGCGGCCGACCTGGAGCGGCTCGGCGGGCGGATCCACGAGCGGACGCGGGTGACGCGGCTGCGGGAGGGCTCGCCGTGCCGGCTGACCACCGACCGGGGCGCCACGGTGGACGCCCGGCACGTGGTGGTGGCCACGCACTATCCGGTGTTCGACCGGTCGCTGCTGTTCACCCGGCTGGAGCCGAAGCGGGAGCTGGTCGTGGCGGGCCCGGTGCCGGCGGACCTCGATCCGGGCGGGGTGTTCCTGACGGAGGAGGGCGGCACGCGGTCCGTGCGGACGGCGCCGACCGGCGACCCGGGACGGCGGCTGCTGGTGGTGACCGGCGAGAAGTTCACGCCGGGCACGGCCGAGGAGGGCGAGGTCGGCGAGCGGTACGCGCGGCTGGAGCGCTGGGCGCGCGAGCGGTTCGGCCCGCTGGAGGTCACCCACCGGTGGGCGACGCAGGACAACTGGACGACCGACCGCGTCCCGTACGTGGGGCGGCTGCACCCCGGGGCGCGGCACGTGTACGTGGCGACCGGGTTCGCCGGGTGGGGCATGAGCGGCGGGGTGATGGCGGGAGCGCTCCTGGCCGCGCGCGTCCGGGGCCGGGAGCCGGCCTGGACCTCGCTGTACGACCCGGTGCGGCTGCGCCCGCTGCGCGAGGTCCCGGCGATGCTGCGGCTCCAGGCGCAGGTGGCCAAGCACTTCGTGGGCGACCGGGCCCCCGGCGCGTACGCCGACTCGGTGGCGGAGGTGCGGCCCGGTCAGGGCGCCGTGGTGCGGGTCGGCGGGCGGCTGCTGGCGGTGCACCGGGACGAGGCGGGCGGGCTGCACGCGGTGGCGGCGCGCTGCACCCACCTGGGGTGCGTGGTCCACTTCAACGACGGGGAGCGGGCCTGGGAGTGCCCCTGCCACGGTTCGCGCTTCGACGTGTCGGGGCGGGTCCTGGAGGGTCCGGCGACCCGCCCGCTGGAGCGTGAGCGGGTGGAGGACGCGGCGGACGGCGTGGACGACGTGAACGGCCCGCAGGGCGGCGGGGCGGGGGACGCGGGCGCCGCCTGAGCGGCGCGCCCGTACGGGCGCCGCGCGGCCCCCGTACGGGCGCGCGGACGGAGAAGAAGGGCGGACGGGGGCGCGGGAGCGGAAGGTGGCGGCGGGGGCCGGGGAAGCGGGCGTGGCCGGGCCCCGCCGCCCGTGGCCGGGTCCGTCCCGTCGCGCGTGGCCGGGCCCCGCCGCGGGGGTGCGGCGGGGCCCGGCCGGGGTGGGGTCGCGGTCAGGGCAGGAGTTCGTCGAGGGCCGCCCTGCCGCCCTTCTCGGCCATCCTGCGCTCGGCCCAGGCGAGGTTCTCGGGGTTGACGTCGCGCCCGGAGGCGAGGACCAGGTCCTCGGCGGTGAACTCGCCCTCGGAGCCGCTGTGCAGGATGGAGTCGGGGCTGACGCCACCCCGCCGGCGGGAGCTCGTTTCGGGTTCTTCGGTCATGCCGCCTCCTTGTTCGTCCGGCACTGGCCATTGTCGCCGCCGGGTGGCGCGCACGCGACCTCAGGAGGGGCCGGTGGCCGCGGGGCCCGCGGGGAACCCTCCGGTGACGGTGGCGGACCGCCCGTCCGCGGCGCCCGCGATGACCGTGAACCGGTCGCCGCGGGCGTCCCGGTCGCCTTCGGCGTGGTTGTACTGGCCGGCGAAGACGTGCCGCCCGGCCGGGACGGTGCGCCCCGCGCCGAGGGTCCAGGTGTAGACGAGCGCGCCGGGCTCCTCCCGTACGGAGACGGCGAAGTGCTCGGCGGGCGGGGTGCGCCAGTGGCCGGTGGAGGCGACGCCACCGGTGCGGGCGACGCGCAGCTCGACGGTGAGCGCCGTCAGGGCGGTGGCGGTGTCGAAGGTGATGTTCGACTGGGCCCAGTAGCGGTTGCTGTGCGGATCGACGGCGCCGCCCCCGCGCAGGAAGCCGTCGGCGGCGCTGGTCGGGGCGGGGGTGACGGTCGGCCGCGCGGGGGGCGGCGGGTCCGCGGGACGGGCGGGGACCGGGGTGTCGCCGGGCAGCAGGGCGCGTACGCCGAGGCCGCCGACCGCGAGGACGCCCGCGACGGCGGCGGTGGCCAGGGCGACGCGCGGCCAGCGCCGGGCGGGCCGGTACCGCCGGCCGGGCGCGGGCCCGGCCATGCCGCGCTCCACCCGGGCCAGCATCCGCTCCCGGTCCGGCTGGTGCGCCTGGGCGGCGTCGCGGAGCGCTCGCTGCAGCTCGTCCACTAGTTCCTTCCTCCGACCAGCTCCGACGCGGCGTCGCGGGTCCCGAGCAGCTGCTGGAGCTGCGCCATGGCCTTCGATGTCTGGCTCTTCACCGTACCCACGGAGACGCCGAGGGTGAGAGCCGTCTCCCGCTCGGACAGGTCGAAGGCGTGCCGGAGCACGACGCAGGCGCGCTTGCGGAACGGCAGGCGGCGCAGGGCGTCCCGCACGTCGACGACGGCCGCCACGTCGGGGCCCTCGGTGTGCTCGGAGCGCTGCGACCAGAACAGCGCGACGCGGCGGCGTTCCCGTACGGCGCTGCGGACGCGGCTGCGGGCGAGGTTCGCGACGACGCCGCGGGCGTAGGCGGCGGGGTGCTGGGCGGCGCGGACGCGGTCCCAGCGGTGCCAGAGGGCGAGGAGCGCGTCGGCGGCGAGGTCGTCGGCCGCGTCCGCCTCGCCGGTCAGGAGGTGCGCGAGGCGGGCGAGTTCGGCGTGGTGGCGCTCGAAGAACGCGTGGAACTCCGCGGTGGCGTCGTCGGCGGACGTGCCCACGGGCGGCCTCCCCCCTCGCGCGGCGTCGCGCTGCTCGCTTCGGTGGTCGTGCCGGCGGTGCCCCGCTCGGCGAGCGAACCGCCGTCCGTCGTCGTGGCTTCGAGACGGCGGGCGATCGTAGCAAGCCCGTTCACCCGATGCGAAACGCGTCCTCGGACGCCCCAACGCGTCCTCGGACGCCCCGCCGGGCGGCCCGCGGCCCGGCGGGCGGGCGCCGCCGCGGCCCTCACCCGCCGGGCCGCCCACCGACCCGGCCCCCGGCGTGCGCCTCGGCGGGCTCAACCGCCGGCCGCCGTGAACCGGACGCGGGCGAGGCGGATTCGCCCGGTCAGGGTGATCCGCAGGTCCCGGACCCCGGCCGCCGTGAAGGGGATCTCCAGCGCGGTGTACGCGTACGGGCCGCCGGGCACCGCCGCCTCGGCGCGGACCGGGCCGGGTCCGGTGCCCTCCGCCGCGCCGGCGAGGACGACGGTGCCCGTGCCGGACACCTCCACGGTGGCCGTCCGCACCCCGGCTCCGAAGTCGCAGGCCCGGTAGAGCAGTTCTCCCGGGCCGGTGCCCACCGGGGTGACGCAGTCGCCGGAGGCGCGGTCCCGGTCGGCGATCTCCGTGCCGCCCTGCTCGTCGTAGTCGGCGGCTTCGAGGCCACGCTCCAGGACGGGGCGCGGCGCGAGCGCCGGCCCATCGACGCGCAGCCGCGCCTCCAGCCGCGGATCGGCGCTGGACGCCGCCGCCTCGACCGCGTACACACCCGGCTCCACCGTCCAGCGGCCGGCCGCGACGTCCCAGAACCCCAGCGCGTCGAGGGGCACCGCGAACTCCAGCCGCCGCCCCTCGCCCGGCGCGAGGTGGACGCGGCGGTGCGCGGCCAGTGCGCGGTGCGGGCGCGGCACCGAGGGGGCGAGCGCGCGGACGTACACCTGGGCGACCTCGTCGGAGGCGGCCGGGCCGGTGTTGGTGACGGTGAACGCGACGTGGACCGTGTCGCCGCGCCGCCGCGCGTCGAGGCCCGCGTAGGCGAAGTGGGTGTACGTCAGGCCGTGGCCGAACGGGAACAGCGGCCGGCCGTCGAAGTACAGGTAGGTCTGGCGGGCGCCGATCACGTCGTAGTCGAAGAGGTCCGGCAGGTCGGCGTCGGCGGCGTACCAGGTCTGCGGCAGCCGTCCGGCCGGGGAGACGTCCCCGGCGAGGACGCGGGCGAGCGCGGCGCCGGCGGCCTGCCCGCCGTGGGCGGTCCACAGCACGGCGGGGAGCGCGGCCGCCGCGTCGGGGATCGCGTAGGGGTAGGAGGAGGCGAGGACGAGGACGGTGCGGGGGTTCGCGGCGCGGGCGGCGCGCCAGAGCCGGTCCTGGGACTCGGGCAGGGCCAGGGTGGTGCGGTCCTCGGTCTCGCGGCCGTTGATGTGCGGGTCGTTGCCCGCGACGACGACCACGGTGTCGGCGGACGCGGCGGCCGCCGCGACCTCGTCGGTGCCGCGGCGGACCGTCTCGACGGTGAGGACGGCCGGGGCGGGCCCGCCGTCGGCGGCAACCTTCGCGCCGTCGGCGGCGACGCAGAGGTGACCCCCCGTCCCGAGGTGCCGGAGGAGGTGGCCGTCGCCGTGCGGTTCGAGCCGGAACGTCTCCCGTACGACCCAGCCGCCCGGCCGGTCGGCCGAGGCCCGTACGCGCCCGTCGTCCGCGACGGAGAGGTACCGCCCGTCGGGGGCCCGCAGGGTGAGGACCCCGCCGCCCCAGTCGGTGAGGGCGAACACGGTGCCCTCGCCGTCGGCGGTGAGCGGCGGCAGGTCGGTGCGCCCGGCGAGGAGCGCCGGGTCGAGGGCGCCCTCGGAGCCGGGCGCGGGCGCCGTCTCGGCGGCGCCGCCGGAGTCGGGGACGCGCAGCAGCCCGGCGGCGCAGCGCAGCCGTACCAGGTCGGCGCCCTCGGCGTGGACGACCAGGTCGGCGCCGAAGCGCTCCCGGATGCCGTCGAGGGGGGTGGAGCGGTGGAGGAGGGCTCCGCTGTACCAGTCGAGCTTGCACGTGTCGGCGAGCGGGCCGACGACGGCGACGCGCCGCCCGGCGGCCGGGTCGAGGGGCAGGACGCCGTCGTTGACGAGGAGGACGGCGGCCTGTTCGGCGGCCTCGCGGGCGAGGGCGCGGTGCTCGGGGGTGTCGAAGGCGCCCGTGCCGGCGTGCGGGTCGAGCTCCGGGTCGAACTCGCCGAGCGCGAAGCGGACGTGGAGGTGGCGGCGTACGGCGGTGTCGACGTCGGACGGGTCGAGCAGGCCGCGGTCGAGGGCGCCGCGCAGGCGTGCGGTGGTCCGCGAGCCGTCGGTGCCGTGGTCGGTGAAGCTGTCGACCCCGGCGCGCAGGGCGGCGGCGGTGGCCTCCTCGTGGGTGGCGAAGTAGTGCTGGGAGTCGACGAGGTTGCTGGGCGCGCCGGCGTCGGAGCAGACCAGCAGCTCCTGGCCGGTCCAGGTGCGCAGCTGCTCGCGCAGGTGGGGCGAGAGGTGGTTGGGGCGGCCGTTGACCAGGTTGTAGGCCGGCATGACGCCGGCGACGGCGCCCGCCTCGACGGCGGTGCGGAAGGCCCGCAGGTCGTACTCGTGCAGGACGCGGGGGCGGACGGAGGCGGAGCGGGTGTCGCGGCCGGTCTCGTTGTTGTGGGCGAGCCAGTGCTTGAGGACCGGGGCGGTGCGCCAGTACACGGGGTGGTCGCCGCGCAGGCCGCGGGTGTACGCGGTGGCGAGGGCGGAGGTGAGGGCGGGGTCCTCGGAGTAGCCCTCCTCGTTGCGGCCCCACAGGGGGTTGCGCAGGAGGTTGACGGTGGGCGCCCAGACGTTGAGCCCGACGCGGTCGTCACGGGCGCGCATGGCCCGGGCCTCGCGGGAGACGGCTTCGCCGACGCGGCGGACGAGCTCCTCGTTCCAGGTGGCGCCGAGGCCCACGGCCTGCGGGAAGACCGTGGCCGGGCCCATCCAGGCGACGCCGTGCAGGGCCTCCTGTCCGGTGCGGAACGCGGCCAGGCCCAGCCGGTCGACGGCGGGGGCGAACTGGTGGAGCAGGGCGAGGCGCTCGTCGGGCGCGAGCCGCCCGAGCAGGTCGTCGACGCGCTGGTCGAACGGGAGCCGCGGGTCGCGGTAGGGCGGCCGGTCTGCGGTCACGTGGGGTTCCCCTCGCGGATGGTCTGGAGGCCTTCTTTCGAAGCGCTTCGATGCTCGAACCCGCCCCCCTCGGGTGTCAAGGGAGCGCACGTCGCCATGTCGTCCACTCCCGCCCCGGCGGGTCTGGTGGCCGGAACGGGGGTCGCGGCGAATCTGCTCGGCGACCCTTGTGCGGCCGGTGGCGTTCACTTAGCCTCGCTGCAACATCGAAGCGCTTCGACAGGGAGTGCGGTCGTGAACGCGGCCGTGCCGGTGCACCGCTTCGGTCCCCGCACGTCCCGTCCCGGACACCGCGGCCGACGGCGGACACCGCCGCGTGTCCCGGCGCGCCACGAAGGGTTGACGCAATGACGCCGAACTCCCCCGCACTCCCCGCGCCCGGCCCCGGCACGGGCCCCGTCCCCGGCCCGGGGCGCGGCGCCGGTCCCGGCCGGCGGAGCTTCCTGGCCTCGACGGCGGTGGCCGCCGCGGCGGCTGCGGGCGGCCTGCCCCTGCTCGCCGCCTGCGGCGGGGGCGCACGGGAGCAGCGCAAGGAGGGCGCCACCTCGGGCAAGGACGCGGCGGGCATCCTTCCCGCCTACGTGCCGCGGGAGATCGTGAAGCCGGACATCCCGGCGAGGAACGGCTCCTCGGCGGGGTTCACCACCGCCGTCGCGCCGGAACGGCTCAGGACCTCCGTGCCCCGCAGGCTCGGCAAGGGCGGCACGGTGCGGATCATGGCGCCGCTGTGGGGTTCGCCGCCGCCGGGCGGCAACGCCTGGTACCGGGCGATGGACGAGGCCATCGGCGTGACGACCCGCTGGCAGAACCAGGACGGCAACACCTACGACGAGAAGCTCGGCGCCGTCCTGGCCTCCAGCGAGATACCGGACGTGGTGGTGGTGCCCGGCTGGAACCTCACCGGCAGGATCCCCGGCGCGGTGAACGCCAAGTTCGCCGACCTCGGCCCCTACCTGTCCGGCGACCGGGTCAAGGAGTACCCGAACCTGGCCGCCGTACCGACCGACGCCTGGCAGCGGGCGATCTTCGGCGGCGCCCTGCGCGGCATCCCGATGCCCGCCTCGTACGTCGTCAACATCGTGCCGTACTACCGGCAGGACCTCTTCGAGGAGCGCGGTTACCAGGTGCCCGGCAGCGCCGGCGAGTTCCTGGCCTGGGCGAAGGAGGCCACCAGCGCCAAGGCGAAGGTGTGGGCCTGCGACGACATGAAGTGGACCGCGTTCCACGCCTTCGGCGTCCTGCCCGGCAGCGACCGGGCCCTGTGGTGGAACACGGTCGACGGCAGGCTCGTCAACCGGGTCGAGACCGAGGAGTACCTGGAGGCCCTGGAATGGGTCCGCAAGCTGTACGCGGCGAACGTCGTGCACCCGGACGCCAGGGCGCAGAACCAGGGGGACGCCGGCAACCGCTTCACCTCCGGGCAGGTCCTCGTCTACAACAACGACCTGTCCCACTGGTACGTCAAGAGCGTCGAGCAGGCCGGGCAGAACCCGGACTTCCGCATGGGCGGGATGGACATCTTCGGTCATGACGGCTCCGCGCCCCGGCTGTTCGCCCAGCAGCCGGCGAACATGTTCACCTTCGTCAGCGAGAAGGCGCCCGAGCCGGTCGTCCGGGACTTCCTCGCCGTCGCCGACTTCTGCGCGGCGCCCTACGGCACGAGGGAGCGCCTGCTCACCGACTACGGCGTGGCGGGCGTCCACCACACGCTGAGCGGGGGCATGCCGGTGAAGAACGACACCGGGCACCTCCAGGTGACCGGCGCGTTCGACCTGGTCGGCGACCCCGCCCCGTACCTCGCGCACCCCGACCGCCCGGACCTGGTCAAGGCGCAGGTGGAGTGGCAGCAGCGGATGGGCGCCCACACGGTGAAGACCCCCTTCTACGGACTGACGGTCACCGAGCCGAGCCGCTGGGCCAACCTCGCCGACGACTTCGAGCAGCTGGAGGACGACG is a window encoding:
- a CDS encoding extracellular solute-binding protein produces the protein MTPNSPALPAPGPGTGPVPGPGRGAGPGRRSFLASTAVAAAAAAGGLPLLAACGGGAREQRKEGATSGKDAAGILPAYVPREIVKPDIPARNGSSAGFTTAVAPERLRTSVPRRLGKGGTVRIMAPLWGSPPPGGNAWYRAMDEAIGVTTRWQNQDGNTYDEKLGAVLASSEIPDVVVVPGWNLTGRIPGAVNAKFADLGPYLSGDRVKEYPNLAAVPTDAWQRAIFGGALRGIPMPASYVVNIVPYYRQDLFEERGYQVPGSAGEFLAWAKEATSAKAKVWACDDMKWTAFHAFGVLPGSDRALWWNTVDGRLVNRVETEEYLEALEWVRKLYAANVVHPDARAQNQGDAGNRFTSGQVLVYNNDLSHWYVKSVEQAGQNPDFRMGGMDIFGHDGSAPRLFAQQPANMFTFVSEKAPEPVVRDFLAVADFCAAPYGTRERLLTDYGVAGVHHTLSGGMPVKNDTGHLQVTGAFDLVGDPAPYLAHPDRPDLVKAQVEWQQRMGAHTVKTPFYGLTVTEPSRWANLADDFEQLEDDVVRGRKKIGDVQQAVSEWRSRGGDRLRDWYRGLLDDAGSAAN
- a CDS encoding FAD-dependent oxidoreductase, encoding MVVDPLSGSLWMEYDPGPARPALEGAAEAEVAVVGGGVAGLCTAWELARAGHRVVLLEADRIATGVTGHTTAKLSALHGRVYAEVRSVHGARAARLYAHSQQLAVERVAEVSEELGIDCDLERLPAFTYTEDPGQVDALRAEADAALEAGLPASFTTRTPLPFPVAGAVRLEGQAQFHPRKYLLGLAADLERLGGRIHERTRVTRLREGSPCRLTTDRGATVDARHVVVATHYPVFDRSLLFTRLEPKRELVVAGPVPADLDPGGVFLTEEGGTRSVRTAPTGDPGRRLLVVTGEKFTPGTAEEGEVGERYARLERWARERFGPLEVTHRWATQDNWTTDRVPYVGRLHPGARHVYVATGFAGWGMSGGVMAGALLAARVRGREPAWTSLYDPVRLRPLREVPAMLRLQAQVAKHFVGDRAPGAYADSVAEVRPGQGAVVRVGGRLLAVHRDEAGGLHAVAARCTHLGCVVHFNDGERAWECPCHGSRFDVSGRVLEGPATRPLERERVEDAADGVDDVNGPQGGGAGDAGAA
- a CDS encoding SigE family RNA polymerase sigma factor, producing the protein MGTSADDATAEFHAFFERHHAELARLAHLLTGEADAADDLAADALLALWHRWDRVRAAQHPAAYARGVVANLARSRVRSAVRERRRVALFWSQRSEHTEGPDVAAVVDVRDALRRLPFRKRACVVLRHAFDLSERETALTLGVSVGTVKSQTSKAMAQLQQLLGTRDAASELVGGRN
- a CDS encoding glycoside hydrolase family 3 C-terminal domain-containing protein, with protein sequence MTADRPPYRDPRLPFDQRVDDLLGRLAPDERLALLHQFAPAVDRLGLAAFRTGQEALHGVAWMGPATVFPQAVGLGATWNEELVRRVGEAVSREARAMRARDDRVGLNVWAPTVNLLRNPLWGRNEEGYSEDPALTSALATAYTRGLRGDHPVYWRTAPVLKHWLAHNNETGRDTRSASVRPRVLHEYDLRAFRTAVEAGAVAGVMPAYNLVNGRPNHLSPHLREQLRTWTGQELLVCSDAGAPSNLVDSQHYFATHEEATAAALRAGVDSFTDHGTDGSRTTARLRGALDRGLLDPSDVDTAVRRHLHVRFALGEFDPELDPHAGTGAFDTPEHRALAREAAEQAAVLLVNDGVLPLDPAAGRRVAVVGPLADTCKLDWYSGALLHRSTPLDGIRERFGADLVVHAEGADLVRLRCAAGLLRVPDSGGAAETAPAPGSEGALDPALLAGRTDLPPLTADGEGTVFALTDWGGGVLTLRAPDGRYLSVADDGRVRASADRPGGWVVRETFRLEPHGDGHLLRHLGTGGHLCVAADGAKVAADGGPAPAVLTVETVRRGTDEVAAAAASADTVVVVAGNDPHINGRETEDRTTLALPESQDRLWRAARAANPRTVLVLASSYPYAIPDAAAALPAVLWTAHGGQAAGAALARVLAGDVSPAGRLPQTWYAADADLPDLFDYDVIGARQTYLYFDGRPLFPFGHGLTYTHFAYAGLDARRRGDTVHVAFTVTNTGPAASDEVAQVYVRALAPSVPRPHRALAAHRRVHLAPGEGRRLEFAVPLDALGFWDVAAGRWTVEPGVYAVEAAASSADPRLEARLRVDGPALAPRPVLERGLEAADYDEQGGTEIADRDRASGDCVTPVGTGPGELLYRACDFGAGVRTATVEVSGTGTVVLAGAAEGTGPGPVRAEAAVPGGPYAYTALEIPFTAAGVRDLRITLTGRIRLARVRFTAAGG